The Miscanthus floridulus cultivar M001 chromosome 17, ASM1932011v1, whole genome shotgun sequence genome has a window encoding:
- the LOC136516274 gene encoding sulfite reductase [ferredoxin], chloroplastic-like: protein MSAAIGGAELHGFRGALPRSRMLGRPIQMAPPAAASPGGGGASAGSIRAVSAPAKKDASEVKRSKVEIIKEKSNFLRYPLNEELVSEAPNINESAVQLIKFHGSYQQTDRDVRGQKNYSFMLRTKNPCGKVPNQLYLAMDTLADEFGIGTLRLTTRQTFQLHGVLKKNLKTVLSTVIKNMGSTLGACGDLNRNVLAPAAPYVKKDILFAQQTAENIAALLTPQSGAYYDLWVDGEKIMSAEEPPEVTKSRNDNSHGTNFPDSPEPIYGTQYLPRKFKIAVTAAGDNSVDILTNDIGVVVVSDDAGEPIGFNIYVGGGMGRTHRVETTFPRLADPLGYVPKEDILYAIKAIVVTQRENGRRDDRKYSRMKYLIDRWGIDKFRAEVEKYYGKKFESFRPLSEWQFNSYLGWQEQGDGKLFYGVHVDNGRVGGQAKKTLREIIEKYNLDVSITPNQNLILCGIDQAWRESITTALAQAGLLEPQDVDPLNLTAMACPALPLCPLAQTEAERGILPILKRIRTVFNKVGIKDSESVVVRITGCPNGCARPYMAELGFVGDGPKSYQIWLGGTPNQSTLAESFMDKVKLDDIEKVLEPLFSYWNSKRQEGESFGSFTNRTGFDKLKEVVNKWAESPSAA, encoded by the exons ATGTCGGCGGCGATCGGGGGCGCCGAGCTCCACGGCTTCCGGGGCGCGCTCCCCAGGTCGCGGATGCTCGGGAGGCCGATCCAGATGGCGCCACCCGCCGCGGCCTCGCCGGGTGGCGGCGGCGCGTCCGCGGGCAGCATACGCGCCGTCTCCGCG CCTGCGAAGAAGGATGCTTCTGAAGTTAAGCGAAGCAAGGTTGAGATAATCAAGGAAAAGAGCAATTTCCTCCGGTACCCTTTGAATGAGGAGTTGGTCTCGGAGGCCCCAAATATCAACGAGAGTGCTGTTCAGTTGATCAAGTTTCATGGAAGCTACCAGCAAACTGATCGAGACGTCCGTGGGCAGAAGAATTACTCATTTATGCTCCGTACAAAGAATCCTTGTGGAAAAGTTCCAAACCAGCTTTATTTGGCTATGGATACACTAGCTGATGAGTTTGGCATTGGAACACTCCGCCTGACGACCAGGCAGACATTCCAGTTGCACGGGGTTCTTAAGAAGAACTTGAAGACTGTTCTCAGCACTGTCATAAAGAATATGGGCTCAACATTGGGCGCTTGTGGCGATCTCAACAGGAATGTACTTGCACCTGCAGCACCTTATGTCAAAAAGGATATCCTTTTTGCTCAACAAACAGCAGAGAACATTGCAGCACTTCTTACACCACAGTCCGGGGCTTATTATGACCTGTGGGTGGATGGAGAGAAGATAATGTCAGCTGAAGAGCCTCCTGAGGTGACAAAATCCCGCAATGACAACTCACATGGAACAAACTTCCCTGACTCTCCTGAACCAATCTACGGCACCCAGTATCTACCGAGGAAGTTCAAGATCGCAGTTACCGCTGCTGGTGATAACTCTGTTGACATTCTGACCAATGACATTGGTGTCGTTGTTGTTTCCGATGATGCAGGAGAACCTATTGGTTTTAACATCTAT GTTGGTGGTGGCATGGGAAGAACACACCGAGTGGAAACTACATTCCCTCGGCTGGCTGATCCGTTGGGTTATGTTCCGAAAGAAGATATATTATATGCTATAAAAGCCATCGTCGTCACACAGAGGGAAAATGGAAGAAGGGATGATCGCAAGTATAGTAGGATGAAGTATTTGATTGACCGTTGGGGAATCGACAAGTTTCGGGCTGAAGTTGAAAAATATTACGGGAAGAAGTTTGAAAGTTTCCGACCATTGTCAGAGTGGCAGTTTAACAGCTACCTTGGCTGGCAAGAACAG GGTGATGGGAAATTATTCTATGGAGTGCATGTTGATAATGGTCGTGTTGGTGGGCAAGCAAAGAAAACTCTACGAGAGATAATTGAGAAGTATAATTTGGATGTTAGTATTACCCCAAACCAAAATCTTATTTTATGTGGGATTGATCAGGCATGGAGAGAATCCATTACTACAGCTCTTGCCCAAGCTGGTCTGCTG GAACCACAGGATGTGGACCCCCTGAATTTAACTGCCATGGCATGCCCTGCCTTGCCACTGTGCCCTTTGGCACAAACAGAAGCTGAACGGGGGATCTTACCCATTCTTAAACGAATTAGAACAGTTTTCAACAAG GTTGGTATCAAGGATTCTGAGTCTGTGGTTGTGAGGATAACTGGCTGCCCTAATGGATGTGCTAGACCATATATGGCAGAGCTTGGTTTTGTTGGTGATGGCCCAAAAAGTTACCAG ATCTGGCTGGGTGGAACACCAAACCAGAGTACGCTAGCAGAATCATTTATGGATAAAGTGAAGCTTGATGACATCGAGAAGGTTTTGGAACCTCTGTTTTCCTATTGGAATAGCAAACGCCAGGAAGGTGAATCTTTTGGAAGCTTCACAAACCGAACA GGATTCGACAAATTGAAAGAGGTGGTGAACAAGTGGGCAGAGTCACCATCAGCCGCATGA